From a region of the Janthinobacterium sp. 61 genome:
- a CDS encoding STAS domain-containing protein, which translates to MERIPILRMGRLLLVTIQVDMHDRLAMTLQDDLTTRIVTDRATGVLIDISALDIVDSFIGRMISNTAAMAKILDARTVVVGMQPAVAITLVELGLALEGVSTALNVERGIKLLERGGTCA; encoded by the coding sequence ATGGAAAGAATCCCCATTTTACGCATGGGTCGGCTGCTGCTGGTGACGATCCAGGTGGACATGCATGACCGCCTGGCGATGACCTTGCAGGACGACCTGACCACGCGCATCGTGACGGACCGCGCCACGGGCGTGCTGATCGACATTTCCGCGCTCGACATCGTCGACTCCTTCATCGGCCGCATGATCAGCAACACGGCGGCGATGGCGAAAATCCTCGACGCGCGCACCGTGGTGGTGGGCATGCAGCCGGCCGTCGCCATCACCCTGGTAGAGCTGGGCCTGGCGCTGGAAGGTGTGAGCACGGCGCTCAACGTGGAACGGGGAATCAAGCTGCTGGAACGGGGCGGCACATGCGCGTGA
- a CDS encoding ATP-binding protein has translation MLGAQAQERAQAVAQILPLHSDEDVVRLRKQVRDSMVAMGFGLIEQTKIITAASELARNTLRYGGGGEARIARVSDGARQGLELRFIDAGPGIDDIPLALTDGYTSGGGLGLGLGGAKRLADAFHIDTAPGVGTTVTIAKWKLF, from the coding sequence GTGCTAGGCGCGCAAGCACAGGAACGCGCGCAGGCAGTGGCGCAGATCCTGCCCCTGCACAGCGATGAAGATGTCGTGCGGCTACGCAAGCAGGTACGCGACAGCATGGTCGCCATGGGTTTTGGACTGATCGAACAGACCAAGATCATCACGGCGGCGAGCGAACTGGCGCGCAACACCCTGCGCTACGGCGGCGGCGGCGAAGCGCGCATCGCGCGCGTCAGCGATGGCGCGCGCCAGGGCCTGGAACTGCGTTTCATCGATGCGGGGCCGGGCATCGACGATATTCCCCTGGCGCTGACCGATGGCTATACCAGCGGCGGCGGGCTGGGACTGGGGCTGGGTGGCGCCAAGCGCCTGGCCGACGCCTTTCACATCGACACGGCGCCCGGCGTGGGCACCACCGTCACCATCGCGAAATGGAAGCTGTTTTGA
- a CDS encoding ATP-binding SpoIIE family protein phosphatase has translation MNHLDQAPDIARQRSFPIGEPSEIAAARRAGNELARRIGFDDVRTGQLAIIISEAATNIVKHAQRGEILLRKVLRGGTSGIEVLAIDSGPGMANVRQHMQDGHSTTGTYGVGLGAIRRLGQEFDLYTAPGKGTVLMAVVWGQHASSAIPAHPNWRIGAVCLPLASEQVCGDAWNVVCEGHELSLMVADGLGHGPLAARASECASALLEHDTPGLPPLPASFIELAHGALRNTRGAALAVAHIDSARRELRYAGVGNIAACAFDMQQRRHLLSHNGIVGSNLRKVQEFCYPWQLGATLIMHTDGLHTRWDLEQYPGLMHCHPSIIAAVLYRDFSRGRDDVTVVVLREHEDHQAVTAEGTGAA, from the coding sequence TTGAACCACCTTGACCAAGCCCCTGACATTGCCAGGCAACGCAGTTTTCCCATCGGCGAACCGAGCGAGATCGCTGCGGCCCGCCGCGCCGGCAACGAACTGGCGCGCCGCATCGGTTTCGACGACGTGCGCACGGGCCAGCTGGCCATCATCATCAGCGAAGCGGCCACCAACATCGTCAAGCACGCGCAGCGCGGCGAAATCCTGCTGCGCAAGGTGCTGCGCGGCGGCACCAGCGGCATCGAAGTGCTGGCCATCGACAGCGGTCCCGGCATGGCCAATGTGCGCCAGCACATGCAGGATGGCCATTCCACCACGGGCACCTACGGCGTGGGACTGGGCGCGATACGCCGCCTGGGGCAGGAATTCGACCTGTACACGGCGCCCGGCAAGGGCACGGTGCTGATGGCGGTGGTCTGGGGGCAGCATGCCAGCAGCGCCATTCCCGCTCATCCGAACTGGCGGATCGGCGCCGTATGCCTGCCGCTGGCGTCGGAACAGGTGTGCGGCGACGCCTGGAACGTGGTCTGCGAGGGCCATGAATTGAGCCTGATGGTGGCCGATGGCCTGGGCCACGGCCCCCTGGCTGCGCGCGCCTCGGAATGTGCCAGCGCGCTGCTGGAACACGACACGCCCGGCCTGCCGCCCCTTCCCGCGTCCTTCATCGAACTGGCCCACGGCGCCCTGCGTAACACGCGCGGCGCAGCGCTGGCGGTGGCGCATATCGATAGCGCGCGCCGCGAATTGCGCTATGCGGGCGTGGGCAACATCGCCGCCTGCGCCTTCGATATGCAGCAGCGCCGGCATTTGCTGTCGCATAACGGCATCGTCGGCAGCAACCTGCGCAAGGTGCAGGAATTTTGCTATCCGTGGCAACTGGGCGCGACACTGATCATGCATACCGACGGCCTGCATACGCGCTGGGATCTGGAACAGTATCCGGGTCTGATGCACTGCCATCCCAGCATCATCGCCGCAGTGCTGTACCGCGATTTTTCGCGCGGGCGCGACGACGTCACGGTGGTGGTGCTGCGCGAACATGAGGACCACCAGGCTGTTACAGCAGAAGGGACAGGTGCGGCATGA
- a CDS encoding ATP-binding protein: protein MTQRILTAHIGSELDVVGARQRARQIAALCGFGAQDQVRIATAVSELARNVYNYAGSGKVHFAIDGLTAPQVLSIRIEDQGPGIAQLEQILAGTYRSHTGMGLGILGAQRLMDRCHIRSAPGDGTHITLQKLFPRDAPLLDGQGIGALSGSLQALPSDITLSEVQQQNRELLATLAELKTRQDDLLQLTRELEDTNRGVVALFAELDEKADHLRRADQMKSRFLSNMSHEFRTPLSSIRALSKLLLDRIDGELSEEQEKQVLFILQSAVSLSDLVNDLLDLAKIEAGKVDVHANNFQVADLFSALRGMLRPLLVSDSLSLTFIDPDPALHIHTDEGKLSQILRNFISNALKFTEAGAIVVSATPLPEQNAIRFSVSDTGLGIAAEDVQLIFEEFSQVENHMQRKVKGTGLGLPLCRNLATLLNGTVSVESTPGQGSLFSVVLPTSYHAPEGSLPPCAPANDNGNDQRIGVLVVEDNPPIRLLYEKFLAGSEFRVIPARSVREAQERWEQQRPAAVILDILLHGETAWYWLAELKNDPLRRQVPVIVATEIDDVRKGLALGADAYYVKPLLRQQLLATLRALIGNPHHRQEPVPPQGTTTWDNAHATG, encoded by the coding sequence ATGACACAACGCATATTGACAGCCCATATCGGCAGCGAACTCGATGTGGTGGGCGCTCGCCAGCGCGCGCGGCAGATTGCCGCCCTGTGCGGCTTTGGCGCGCAAGACCAGGTGCGCATCGCCACGGCCGTGTCGGAACTGGCGCGCAACGTCTACAACTACGCCGGCAGCGGAAAGGTGCATTTCGCCATCGATGGCCTGACGGCGCCGCAGGTGCTCAGCATCCGCATCGAGGACCAGGGCCCCGGCATCGCGCAGCTCGAACAGATACTGGCCGGCACTTACCGCTCGCACACGGGCATGGGGCTGGGCATCCTGGGCGCGCAGCGATTGATGGACCGCTGCCACATCCGCAGCGCGCCGGGCGATGGCACGCACATCACCTTGCAAAAGTTATTCCCGCGCGACGCGCCCCTGCTCGACGGGCAGGGCATCGGCGCCCTGTCCGGCAGCCTGCAGGCGCTGCCATCGGACATCACACTCTCCGAAGTGCAGCAACAGAACCGCGAGCTGCTCGCCACCCTGGCCGAACTGAAGACGCGCCAGGACGATTTATTACAGCTGACGCGCGAACTGGAAGACACCAACCGGGGCGTAGTGGCGCTGTTCGCGGAACTGGATGAAAAAGCCGACCACCTGCGCCGCGCCGACCAGATGAAATCGCGCTTCCTGTCGAACATGAGCCATGAATTCCGCACGCCGCTCAGCTCCATCCGTGCCCTGTCCAAGCTGCTGCTCGACCGCATCGACGGCGAACTGTCGGAAGAGCAGGAAAAACAGGTGCTGTTCATCCTGCAAAGCGCCGTCAGCCTGAGCGACCTGGTGAACGACTTGCTAGACCTGGCCAAGATCGAGGCGGGCAAGGTCGACGTGCATGCCAACAATTTTCAGGTCGCCGATCTGTTCAGCGCACTGCGCGGCATGCTGCGCCCGCTGCTGGTGTCCGATTCCCTCTCGCTCACCTTCATCGACCCCGATCCGGCGCTGCACATTCATACGGATGAAGGCAAGCTGTCGCAAATCCTGCGCAACTTCATCTCCAACGCCCTCAAGTTCACGGAAGCGGGCGCCATCGTCGTCAGCGCCACGCCGCTGCCAGAGCAGAATGCCATCCGCTTTTCCGTCTCCGACACGGGCCTGGGCATCGCCGCCGAAGACGTGCAGCTGATTTTCGAGGAATTCAGCCAGGTGGAAAACCACATGCAGCGCAAGGTCAAGGGCACGGGCCTGGGCCTGCCCCTGTGCCGCAACCTGGCCACCCTGCTCAATGGCACCGTGTCCGTGGAAAGCACGCCGGGCCAGGGTTCGCTGTTTTCCGTCGTCCTGCCCACCAGCTACCATGCGCCCGAAGGCAGCCTGCCGCCGTGCGCGCCGGCCAACGACAACGGCAATGACCAGCGCATCGGCGTGCTCGTGGTGGAAGACAATCCGCCCATCCGCCTGCTGTATGAAAAATTTCTGGCCGGCAGCGAATTTCGCGTGATCCCCGCGCGCAGCGTGCGCGAGGCGCAGGAGCGCTGGGAACAGCAGCGCCCTGCCGCCGTCATCCTCGACATCCTGCTACACGGCGAAACGGCATGGTACTGGCTGGCCGAGCTGAAAAACGATCCGCTGCGGCGCCAGGTGCCCGTCATCGTCGCCACCGAGATCGACGACGTGCGCAAGGGCCTGGCCCTCGGCGCCGACGCCTACTATGTCAAGCCGCTGCTGCGCCAGCAATTGCTGGCGACCCTGCGCGCGCTGATAGGCAATCCACACCACCGGCAAGAGCCGGTTCCGCCGCAAGGCACAACCACCTGGGACAATGCGCATGCTACCGGATAA
- a CDS encoding response regulator, with protein MLPDNNSDALILNVDDSDGARYAKSRILKRAGFKVIEASNGGDALLRARQDRPNLILLDVKLPDINGLEVCRQLKAGAETNTILVLQTSASCIGTADKIRALDGGADNYLVEPIEADELIANVKALLRLGRVERALRDVDRRKDEFLATLAHELRNPLGPIRTALALLCKLDPVVPAMQDNARRTIGRHTSHLVRLVDDLLDVSRISQGKISLQWERVSMASVIRSALETSSHSVEARGHALDVSLPREELWVCGDAVRLSQIVANLLLNAAKFTAPGGRITISAAREDDKVRIRLSDNGIGIAAASIDSIFDLFEQSGHAPDRVQDGLGIGLSLVRKLVTLHGGQVSVHSPGVGLGSTFEVVLPLDAQVPPPAIAPVPETASGGSQRILVVDDNCDAADTLAELLEMYGHTVRTAYTGAQAIERTLEFTPDIVFLDIGLPDMSGYEVAGKLRQLPIPQQFLLVALTGYGQEHDRQTALQAGFNEHFAKPVDFGKLAMLGLHIGP; from the coding sequence ATGCTACCGGATAACAATAGCGATGCTCTGATCCTGAACGTCGATGACAGCGACGGCGCCCGCTACGCCAAGTCGCGCATCCTCAAACGCGCCGGCTTCAAGGTCATCGAAGCCTCGAACGGGGGCGACGCGCTGCTGCGCGCCCGCCAGGACCGGCCCAACCTGATCCTGCTGGACGTCAAGCTTCCCGACATCAACGGCCTGGAAGTGTGCCGCCAGCTGAAAGCCGGCGCCGAGACAAACACCATCCTGGTGCTGCAGACGTCCGCGTCCTGTATCGGCACGGCCGACAAGATCCGCGCCCTGGACGGCGGCGCCGACAATTACCTGGTCGAACCGATCGAGGCGGATGAACTGATCGCCAACGTCAAGGCACTGCTGCGCCTGGGCCGCGTCGAGCGCGCACTGCGCGACGTGGACCGCCGCAAGGATGAATTCCTGGCCACCCTGGCCCACGAACTGCGCAACCCGCTGGGTCCCATCCGCACGGCGCTGGCCCTGCTGTGCAAGCTCGATCCCGTCGTGCCGGCCATGCAGGATAACGCGCGCCGCACCATCGGGCGCCACACGAGTCACCTGGTGCGCCTGGTGGACGACCTGCTCGACGTGTCGCGCATTTCGCAGGGAAAAATCTCGCTGCAATGGGAAAGGGTGAGCATGGCAAGCGTCATCCGCAGCGCGCTGGAAACGAGTTCGCACAGCGTCGAAGCGCGCGGCCATGCGCTCGATGTGAGCCTGCCCCGGGAAGAACTGTGGGTCTGCGGCGACGCCGTGCGACTGTCGCAGATCGTCGCCAACCTGCTGCTCAACGCAGCCAAGTTCACGGCGCCGGGCGGGCGCATCACGATTTCCGCCGCGCGCGAAGACGACAAGGTGCGTATCCGCCTGAGCGACAACGGCATCGGCATCGCCGCCGCCAGTATCGACAGCATCTTCGACCTGTTCGAGCAGAGCGGCCACGCGCCCGACCGGGTGCAGGATGGCCTGGGCATAGGCCTGTCGCTGGTGCGCAAGCTGGTGACCTTGCACGGCGGCCAGGTCAGCGTGCACAGCCCCGGCGTGGGGCTGGGTAGCACCTTCGAGGTCGTTCTGCCGCTCGACGCCCAGGTGCCGCCTCCGGCCATCGCGCCAGTGCCGGAGACGGCCAGCGGCGGCAGCCAGCGCATCCTCGTTGTCGACGACAACTGCGATGCAGCCGACACCCTGGCCGAATTGCTGGAAATGTACGGCCACACGGTGCGCACCGCCTATACGGGCGCGCAAGCAATCGAGCGCACCCTGGAATTCACGCCCGACATCGTCTTTCTCGACATCGGCCTGCCCGACATGAGCGGCTACGAGGTGGCAGGCAAGCTGCGCCAGTTGCCGATACCGCAGCAATTCCTGCTGGTGGCGCTGACCGGCTATGGCCAGGAACACGACCGCCAGACGGCCCTGCAGGCCGGTTTCAATGAGCACTTCGCCAAACCCGTCGATTTCGGCAAGCTGGCCATGCTGGGACTGCATATCGGGCCATGA
- a CDS encoding ABC transporter substrate-binding protein: protein MPFLPWLRPRAWVAALAATALLAVPASAEEGLPARLVCHDDLFVPYFMQKHGRIEGLNVDVLREAAARLGIAIEFRAMPWRRLESELARPQGTVDCAFAMSRTPAREQYLEFGKVALQPTEYALFVRRDDTLPAVGKLDDLAGKVIGVRAGFRLPEAIAAGVAQGRWSVAEVPTDAANFQKLALRRIDAVLADGVVGQYTVKQLKLQGIVRVAPQLARFDNYIVFRKNKGSPALAAAFDRAFRRMRQDGSFTRITSAYLGAPLLEP, encoded by the coding sequence GTGCCTTTTCTTCCATGGCTGCGCCCCCGTGCTTGGGTGGCCGCCTTGGCCGCCACGGCCTTGTTGGCGGTGCCGGCCAGCGCCGAAGAAGGCTTGCCGGCCAGGCTGGTATGCCATGACGATCTCTTCGTACCTTACTTCATGCAGAAGCACGGCCGCATCGAAGGATTGAACGTGGATGTGCTGCGTGAGGCGGCAGCCCGCCTGGGCATCGCCATTGAATTTCGCGCCATGCCATGGCGCCGGCTCGAAAGTGAGCTGGCCAGGCCGCAGGGCACGGTCGATTGCGCCTTCGCCATGAGCCGCACGCCGGCACGCGAGCAGTACCTGGAATTTGGCAAGGTAGCGCTGCAGCCGACCGAATATGCGCTGTTCGTGCGGCGGGACGACACGCTGCCGGCCGTGGGCAAGCTGGACGACCTGGCCGGCAAAGTGATAGGCGTGCGCGCTGGATTCCGCCTGCCCGAAGCCATCGCCGCCGGCGTCGCGCAGGGCCGCTGGAGCGTCGCCGAAGTACCGACGGATGCCGCCAATTTCCAGAAACTGGCGCTGCGCCGCATCGATGCCGTGCTGGCGGACGGCGTCGTCGGCCAGTACACGGTCAAACAGCTGAAACTGCAAGGCATCGTCCGCGTGGCGCCGCAACTGGCCCGCTTCGACAACTATATCGTGTTTCGCAAGAATAAAGGCTCGCCCGCGCTGGCCGCCGCCTTCGACCGCGCATTCCGGCGCATGCGCCAGGATGGCAGTTTCACGCGCATCACTTCCGCCTATCTGGGCGCACCGCTTCTGGAACCTTGA
- a CDS encoding metallophosphoesterase, producing the protein MTTRTPLLRITMILGALHALLGWLLLPALPVGLAGWLLGGLALLASTMLMPMTIFARAVTANARLADRLSWAGSLCMGFFSSLFVLTVLRELLMLIPASRPHAQASAVAALALALLATILGYINARKVARVREVDVPIAGLPPALQGYTIVQLSDIHVGATIKRAYVEAIVARANGLQADLIAITGDVVDGTVAQLGAHTAPLGDLKARHGVFLVTGNHEYYSGAAPWVAEFRRLGLRVLMNEHAVLEHGGARLALAGVTDYNAAAFDTAQASDPQGAIAGAPAGIPRILLAHQPRSAPEAEAAGYDLQLSGHTHGGQFWPWNLFVPLQQPYVAGLHRRGRLWIYVSRGTGYWGPPKRIGAPAEITKLRLVAA; encoded by the coding sequence ATGACAACCCGCACGCCGCTGCTGCGCATCACGATGATACTGGGCGCCCTGCACGCCCTGCTGGGCTGGCTGCTACTGCCTGCGCTGCCCGTCGGCCTGGCCGGCTGGCTGCTGGGCGGCCTGGCCTTGCTGGCTTCGACCATGTTGATGCCGATGACCATCTTCGCCCGCGCCGTCACGGCCAATGCGCGCCTGGCCGACCGTTTGAGCTGGGCCGGCTCGCTGTGCATGGGATTTTTTTCCTCGCTGTTCGTGCTCACCGTGCTGCGCGAACTGCTCATGCTGATTCCCGCCAGCCGCCCCCACGCGCAGGCGTCCGCCGTGGCGGCACTGGCCCTGGCGCTGCTGGCTACCATCCTTGGCTACATCAACGCCCGCAAGGTGGCGCGCGTGCGCGAGGTCGATGTGCCCATCGCCGGCCTGCCGCCCGCCCTGCAGGGTTACACCATCGTGCAGCTGAGCGACATCCATGTGGGCGCCACCATCAAGCGCGCCTACGTGGAGGCCATCGTCGCGCGCGCCAATGGCCTGCAGGCGGACCTCATCGCCATCACGGGTGACGTGGTCGACGGCACGGTGGCCCAACTGGGCGCGCACACGGCGCCGCTCGGCGACTTGAAGGCGCGCCATGGCGTCTTCCTCGTCACGGGCAACCATGAATACTATTCGGGCGCCGCGCCCTGGGTGGCGGAATTTCGCCGACTTGGCTTGCGCGTGCTGATGAACGAACACGCGGTCCTCGAACACGGCGGCGCGCGCCTGGCCCTGGCCGGTGTCACCGACTACAATGCCGCCGCCTTCGATACCGCCCAGGCTAGCGACCCGCAGGGTGCCATCGCCGGCGCGCCAGCCGGAATCCCGCGCATCCTGCTGGCGCACCAGCCGCGCAGCGCGCCCGAAGCCGAAGCGGCTGGTTACGACTTGCAATTGTCGGGCCACACGCACGGGGGACAATTCTGGCCGTGGAATTTGTTCGTGCCGCTGCAGCAACCGTACGTGGCAGGCCTGCACCGGCGCGGCCGCCTGTGGATTTATGTCAGCCGCGGCACAGGATACTGGGGTCCGCCGAAACGTATAGGCGCGCCGGCGGAAATTACGAAGCTGAGGCTGGTAGCGGCTTAA
- a CDS encoding DUF4303 domain-containing protein has product MYSNYSLFYTFDGDQPARFQEARVFGATVWTAAGAVQTWGEETRKDYASVAGAHAAYQAHCRSALADGYTLARESVIDPAVFDYALLQTLVAGAARLAVDAVRRAHPEQHINAFALVSDDSAMTIGPMANSREALAASDYAEEMLWNPAEWAHDDGGAYFDSAYRLLLQAHRDLPFDVDFATFRTGVFDACIAALAQVDAEGVFGTGARRDESVLLFDVSDSEPVEGAMARLNPPAVVARFEAWMTGWEE; this is encoded by the coding sequence ATGTATAGCAATTACAGCCTGTTTTACACCTTTGACGGCGATCAGCCGGCCCGCTTCCAGGAAGCGCGCGTGTTTGGCGCGACCGTATGGACGGCAGCCGGCGCGGTCCAGACATGGGGCGAAGAGACGCGCAAGGACTACGCCAGTGTCGCTGGAGCGCATGCCGCCTACCAGGCGCATTGCCGCAGCGCTCTGGCTGATGGCTATACGTTGGCGCGCGAGAGCGTCATCGACCCGGCCGTGTTTGATTACGCGCTGCTGCAAACACTGGTGGCGGGTGCCGCGCGCCTGGCCGTTGATGCCGTACGCCGTGCGCATCCGGAGCAGCATATCAACGCTTTCGCACTGGTGAGCGACGACAGCGCCATGACTATCGGCCCCATGGCCAACAGCCGCGAAGCGCTGGCCGCCTCGGACTATGCAGAAGAGATGCTGTGGAATCCGGCCGAATGGGCGCATGACGACGGCGGCGCCTACTTCGACAGCGCCTACCGCCTGTTGTTGCAGGCGCACCGCGACTTGCCATTCGATGTAGATTTCGCCACTTTCCGCACGGGCGTGTTCGACGCCTGCATCGCGGCGCTGGCGCAGGTTGACGCCGAAGGCGTGTTCGGCACGGGCGCGCGGCGCGACGAATCCGTGCTGCTGTTCGATGTCAGCGACAGCGAGCCAGTGGAAGGCGCGATGGCGCGCTTGAATCCACCGGCGGTGGTAGCGCGTTTCGAGGCATGGATGACCGGCTGGGAGGAGTGA
- a CDS encoding LysR family transcriptional regulator, with product MDALNHLQSFVLSAELGSFSAAARRLGLTPAAVSKNVARLEASLGLRLFQRSTRRLTLTEGGERFLQQIGGALSTLREAIAGVAEEGGQPAGILKISMAPSFGRSYVVPLLGDFIARYPGVVPDCHFDNRQVDLIGEGFDVAIGGGIELAPGVVARELGHVHVVATASPAFMQGKVMPVHPSDLAHFDGVARRSAGSGRLRSWILRNGSGGEGVAEYRPRAIFDDPDAMAQAAVMGVGVALLPMAHALEHLRSGALIRLLPGWHADSGPLSVYYASKKLLPAKTRVFVDFLLEQFRQRDFAAQMRPD from the coding sequence ATGGACGCCTTGAATCACTTGCAATCCTTCGTGCTGTCTGCCGAGCTGGGCAGCTTTTCGGCGGCCGCGCGCCGCCTGGGACTGACGCCGGCGGCCGTCAGCAAGAACGTGGCGCGGCTGGAAGCGAGTCTGGGACTGCGGTTGTTCCAGCGCAGCACGCGCCGCCTGACCCTGACGGAAGGGGGCGAGCGCTTCCTGCAGCAGATCGGTGGCGCCCTGTCCACTTTGCGCGAGGCGATCGCCGGCGTGGCCGAAGAGGGCGGCCAGCCGGCCGGTATCCTGAAGATCAGCATGGCGCCGTCGTTCGGGCGCAGCTACGTGGTCCCGCTGCTGGGCGACTTCATCGCCCGCTACCCGGGCGTGGTTCCCGACTGCCATTTCGATAACCGGCAAGTGGACTTGATCGGCGAAGGGTTTGATGTGGCCATCGGCGGGGGCATCGAGCTGGCGCCGGGCGTGGTGGCGCGCGAACTGGGCCACGTCCACGTCGTCGCCACGGCGTCGCCCGCCTTCATGCAGGGCAAGGTCATGCCTGTGCATCCGTCGGACCTGGCGCACTTCGACGGCGTGGCGCGCCGCTCGGCCGGCAGCGGGAGACTGCGCAGCTGGATATTGCGTAATGGCTCGGGCGGCGAAGGCGTGGCCGAGTACCGCCCGCGCGCCATCTTCGACGACCCGGACGCGATGGCGCAGGCTGCCGTCATGGGCGTCGGCGTGGCGCTGCTGCCCATGGCGCACGCGCTGGAGCACTTGCGCAGCGGCGCCTTGATCCGCTTGCTGCCCGGCTGGCATGCCGATTCAGGCCCGCTGTCCGTGTACTATGCCAGCAAGAAGCTCTTGCCGGCGAAGACGCGCGTGTTCGTCGATTTTTTGCTGGAGCAGTTCCGCCAGCGCGATTTCGCCGCGCAGATGCGGCCCGATTAA
- a CDS encoding SDR family oxidoreductase: MQTQATSSTSLPLQNKIAFVTGGSRGIGAAIVRRLASQGANVVFTYQSSAAEAQALAATVEASGGQAHGVQADAANATALTAAIDKVAAQFGRLDILVNNAGVFLPGAIDDFTLADFDKTLNVNVRAVFVAIKAAVAHMQTGGRIINIGSTNAHRMPFGGAAAYAMSKSALSGLTQGLSRDLGPRGITINNVEPGPVATDMNPPTGDFADLMHGLMALPRHGTADEIAGMVAYLASEEAAFVTGAGLKIDGGFAA, translated from the coding sequence ATGCAAACCCAAGCTACCAGCAGCACTTCCCTGCCACTGCAAAACAAGATCGCCTTCGTCACGGGCGGCTCGCGCGGCATCGGCGCCGCCATCGTGCGCCGCCTTGCCAGCCAGGGCGCCAACGTCGTCTTCACCTATCAAAGCTCGGCCGCCGAAGCGCAGGCGCTGGCCGCCACGGTGGAAGCCAGCGGCGGCCAGGCGCATGGCGTGCAGGCCGATGCGGCCAATGCCACCGCCCTGACGGCCGCCATCGACAAGGTGGCCGCGCAGTTTGGCCGTCTCGATATCCTGGTCAACAACGCGGGCGTGTTCCTGCCCGGCGCCATCGACGACTTTACTCTGGCAGACTTCGACAAGACCTTGAACGTCAATGTGCGCGCCGTGTTCGTGGCCATCAAGGCGGCCGTGGCGCACATGCAGACGGGTGGGCGCATCATCAATATCGGCAGCACGAATGCGCACCGCATGCCGTTCGGCGGCGCGGCTGCCTACGCCATGAGCAAATCGGCGCTGAGCGGCCTGACGCAAGGCCTGTCGCGCGACCTGGGCCCGCGCGGCATCACCATCAACAACGTGGAACCGGGCCCCGTCGCCACGGACATGAACCCGCCCACGGGCGACTTCGCAGACCTGATGCACGGGCTGATGGCCTTGCCCCGCCACGGCACGGCCGATGAAATCGCCGGCATGGTGGCTTACCTGGCCAGCGAAGAAGCGGCATTCGTCACGGGCGCCGGGCTGAAGATCGACGGCGGTTTTGCCGCCTGA
- a CDS encoding NAD(P)/FAD-dependent oxidoreductase: protein MHISEPQGADGATTRAPFDAIIVGGSYAGLSAATQLARARRRVLVIDGGQRRNRYASHSHGFLTRDGSGTAAIAAEGKAQLLAYATVTWLDGTAAQAVACSDGDGDGDGFDVTLADGIVVHGRRLVLATGVIDELPTVEGLAERWGSSVFHCPYCHGYELEQGAIGVLATGPLSMHHALMLPDWGTVTFFLNGAFEPDAAQLAQLDARGVKLVRTPVAQIDGVADVLMADGSRHVMAGLFVATRTRLASSLAGELGCLLEEGAMGPFVRTDEQKASSVPGVFCCGDAGRMAGSVAFAVADGAMAGIAAHRSLMFGLDQAAKPPSIFSPAPVTNAASSLAR from the coding sequence ATGCACATTTCTGAACCCCAGGGCGCGGACGGCGCCACGACCCGCGCCCCGTTCGACGCCATCATCGTCGGCGGCAGTTATGCTGGCCTGTCCGCCGCCACGCAACTGGCGCGCGCCCGCCGCCGCGTACTGGTGATCGACGGCGGCCAGCGCCGCAACCGCTACGCCAGCCATTCCCATGGTTTCCTGACCCGCGACGGCAGTGGAACGGCCGCCATCGCGGCCGAAGGCAAGGCGCAATTGCTGGCGTATGCCACCGTCACCTGGCTGGACGGCACGGCCGCGCAGGCGGTAGCCTGCAGCGATGGCGATGGCGATGGCGATGGCTTTGACGTGACCCTGGCGGACGGCATTGTCGTGCACGGGCGCCGCCTGGTGCTGGCGACCGGCGTGATCGACGAATTGCCGACCGTCGAAGGCCTGGCCGAACGCTGGGGCAGCAGCGTCTTTCACTGCCCGTATTGCCACGGCTATGAGCTGGAGCAGGGCGCCATCGGCGTGCTGGCCACCGGGCCCCTGTCCATGCACCATGCCCTGATGCTGCCCGACTGGGGCACGGTCACCTTTTTTCTGAATGGCGCCTTCGAACCCGACGCGGCGCAGCTGGCGCAACTGGATGCGCGTGGCGTAAAGCTGGTGCGCACGCCTGTGGCGCAGATCGACGGGGTTGCCGATGTGCTGATGGCGGACGGCAGCCGCCACGTGATGGCCGGCCTGTTCGTGGCGACCCGTACCCGCCTGGCCAGTTCCCTGGCTGGCGAATTGGGCTGCTTGCTGGAAGAGGGTGCCATGGGACCGTTCGTGCGCACCGACGAGCAAAAGGCCAGCAGCGTGCCCGGCGTCTTTTGCTGTGGCGATGCGGGGCGCATGGCCGGCAGCGTGGCGTTCGCGGTGGCTGATGGCGCCATGGCGGGCATAGCGGCACACCGCTCGCTGATGTTCGGACTGGATCAGGCGGCAAAACCGCCGTCGATCTTCAGCCCGGCGCCCGTGACGAATGCCGCTTCTTCGCTGGCCAGGTAA